The Dehalococcoidia bacterium genome contains the following window.
CCCAGTCGAAGTCGCAGAGCGGCTTGAAGCGGCCGATGCGCGCGTCTTTCAGGCGCCGCTCGAGACTGCGGCGGCCGCGTTCCTGCTCCTCCCAGTCGAGCAGCGAGGCGACCCAGTCGGACGCGGCGGCTTCCGACCAGTGCGCCAGCAGGCCATGCAGATGCAGCGCGCCGGCGCGGGCGTGCAGGGTGGCAGGATCATTCATCGGCGACGTCCTTGAGCTGGTCGTAGGTTTCCAGTGCGTGCGGCCGCACCGGCGCGTCGCGGGCCCGCACATCCGCGGGCAGGTCGATGTCGATCGGCGGCGCCTCGCCACGCTGCTCGCGCCGGCGCTCGAGCGCGAGGCGCACGGCATTGGGGTGGGGCACGTCGCGGTCGAGTGCCTCGCGGATGGCGGCCTGCAGGTCGGCGGCACCGTAGCGGTCGAGCAGCCGCGTCAGTCCATTGGTGATGGCGCCGAGATTGCCGCCGCGCTCGGCGGCGCGCACCAGCAGGTCCTGGCTGGCCGGCGCCACCTGGGCGAGGCGGTCGGTCGCGCGATGCTGTCGGGCGGCGCGCTTCTGCTCGATCAGCGCCTGGAGATGCCCATTTTGCTCGATCTGCGCGCCGCGATCGTAGCTGCGGCGATGCTGAGCGAGCACCTGCGCGCCATCGACGATACGCAGATCGTGCGTGTCGGCGAGCACCGTCAGCGTCCGGCGCACATGCGTGTGGGGCACGGAGTAGTCGTTGAGGTCGAAGCGGACATACGGCGTCTTGCCGACCTTGACCGCGACGCGCTCGAGCAGCGGCGCAGGATTGTCGGGCAGCGCCAGCAGATGTCGCGCCTCATCGGCGAACACCGCGCGCACCGTGCGATCCGGTTCACCCGGACAGCGCCGATCAGCGCCGAGGCCGCGGCACCAGTCATCCGCCTGGGCGTTGAGGTCGTCGAGATCGGTGAAGCTGCGGGCAGCGAAGAACGCCGCACGGATGTAGCCGATGCTTCTTTCGACGCGGCCTTTTTCGTTGCCGCGCGCGACCGCGACGGGACGGGGTTCGTAGCGGTAGTGCCCGGCAAAGTTCAGCAGCGTGGGATGGAAGCGGATCGCGTCGCCGCGCCGTTCCAGCACCGCGCTCTTGAGGTTGTCATAGAGGAGAACGCGCGGCACCCCACCCCAGGCGGTGAAGGCGCCGACATGGCCGCGCAGAAAATTCTCCATGCGGGCGTCGAGAAAATACCGCAGAAAGATCTGGCGCGAGTGGCTGAGCACGATGACGAACGCCATCAGCGGCCGGCGGGCGCGGCCGATCTGCAGATGGCCGAAATGCCCCCAGTCCACTTGCGCCTGTTCGCCGGGTAGGCTGCGCAGGCGCAGATACGCCTCCGCCGGGCGGCGCGGGCGATGCTCGGCGACGAGGTGGCGGAAGTGATCCGGGCTGCCGCGATAGCCGCGCTCGTGCGCCATCGTGAACAGGCGGCTGGCGGTCAGGGTCGGGAATTTCTCCAGCGTCTCGCGGATCAACGGCAGATAGGCATCGACCGGCGACGGCCGCCGTGCCGCGCCAATCCTCGGCAGGCCGGCCTGCGCCAGCACGCGGCGCACCACACTGTGGTGAACGTGCAGCTGCCGGGCGATGGTCCCGGCCGTCCATTTCTCGGCGTGATAGTAGCGCAGGATCTGCGCCTCGATGTCAGGCGGCATCACCATGGCATCTGGGCCCCGTCCGGTTGTGTCCAGCACGGACGCGATGACGCCGGCGCCGACGCAGGAACCCCTGACGCAGCAGAGGCGGGCAGCCGCGACCACACCAGTGGCAGTGTGGCCCCGGCGGCCAAAGCCCGCCGGCGGGGGGAGCGTCGTCACGCATGGCGGTCATCGCGACCGGCGGCAGCAGATCATCCGCCCGCGGCTTGGGTGAACCCTGATGCGTCACTTTCTTCTGCCGCGACCGGTAGCGGTCCATCCGGGCGGCGTGCCGCCGCCGGCCACGCTGACTCGCCTGGTAGCGCCGACCAGCCGCTTGCAGGGTCTGTCGACGCGCCCGCGGTGCGCAGCCGTCGTTGCAGTAGATCTGGCCTCGGTCGCAGCAACCGCAGATGACCACCTGCCCGCGGCAACCGACGCACAGGAACAGACGGCCAGATGCAGCCCCGGCCTGCATGGTGTCGCAGACGCGACGTAGACGAACGCCCTCATCGGCAGGATACTCGTCCTGCATTCGTGCCCGGCACGGTGTGCGGCACGGCGTCGATGCAGAACTTGCAGGTTGAGCTCGACGCCGTGCTTGCCCTCAAGTCTGGCAGGCAGTCGCCGCCCCGTCCTCCCCCGATCCCCGCCCTTGCCGCGCCCAGGCACGCGCTCGGTCGTCAGTGACGCGGCTCCGTCATCCCCACAGCAAGGCCGGCACCGTCACGCTCGATCGACGCAAGCACGCGCCCCGCGCCGTCTGTGCGCGGATTCTCGCCGCCGCTGACAGCCGGCGGGCTCGGCGTTGTAGGCGATGTGCGCGGCGACGATTTGTGCCGTGATAGCCAGGACATGCGGCTGCGAAAAAGCGTGGCTCATGTTTTCCTGCTGCTCATGCCCGGTAAAATGGCATGCGACGGCGCCCCCCTCGCG
Protein-coding sequences here:
- the istA gene encoding IS21 family transposase, coding for MVMPPDIEAQILRYYHAEKWTAGTIARQLHVHHSVVRRVLAQAGLPRIGAARRPSPVDAYLPLIRETLEKFPTLTASRLFTMAHERGYRGSPDHFRHLVAEHRPRRPAEAYLRLRSLPGEQAQVDWGHFGHLQIGRARRPLMAFVIVLSHSRQIFLRYFLDARMENFLRGHVGAFTAWGGVPRVLLYDNLKSAVLERRGDAIRFHPTLLNFAGHYRYEPRPVAVARGNEKGRVERSIGYIRAAFFAARSFTDLDDLNAQADDWCRGLGADRRCPGEPDRTVRAVFADEARHLLALPDNPAPLLERVAVKVGKTPYVRFDLNDYSVPHTHVRRTLTVLADTHDLRIVDGAQVLAQHRRSYDRGAQIEQNGHLQALIEQKRAARQHRATDRLAQVAPASQDLLVRAAERGGNLGAITNGLTRLLDRYGAADLQAAIREALDRDVPHPNAVRLALERRREQRGEAPPIDIDLPADVRARDAPVRPHALETYDQLKDVADE